The Haloimpatiens massiliensis genome contains a region encoding:
- a CDS encoding pyruvate, water dikinase regulatory protein, whose protein sequence is MFKIYAVSDSIGETAELVAKGTASQFKVKMHVKRVPYIKTLEDVYEFMNTIDVPDKCMVISNIILPEIRDFLVQRCMEKGIFVYNVLSPCMNIAAKITGEQPIYEPGAVWNIDNEYYEKIEAMQFAVQYDDSKDVSGIKNADVVIVGLSRSSKTALCMYLANKGIKALNVPLMPEVPVPDELLQVDRKKIIGLTINPLHLIEIRKHRLLKFGGDHFNINYANEERILEEFDFLDKVFKRLGCRVIDVTQRAIEDTALIIMESIGWVEKSI, encoded by the coding sequence GTTTAAAATATATGCCGTCTCTGACTCTATAGGGGAAACAGCAGAACTTGTAGCTAAGGGTACAGCAAGTCAATTTAAAGTAAAAATGCATGTAAAAAGAGTTCCATACATAAAGACATTAGAAGATGTTTATGAATTTATGAATACTATAGATGTGCCAGATAAATGTATGGTAATTTCAAATATAATTTTGCCGGAGATAAGAGATTTTTTAGTACAAAGATGTATGGAAAAGGGTATATTTGTATATAACGTGTTAAGTCCCTGTATGAATATAGCAGCTAAAATTACAGGAGAGCAACCTATATATGAGCCAGGTGCTGTGTGGAATATAGATAATGAATATTATGAAAAAATTGAAGCTATGCAATTTGCCGTGCAGTATGATGATAGTAAGGATGTAAGTGGAATAAAGAATGCAGATGTAGTTATAGTAGGTCTTTCTAGGAGTTCGAAAACAGCTTTATGTATGTACTTGGCCAATAAAGGTATAAAAGCTCTCAATGTACCGTTAATGCCAGAAGTTCCAGTACCAGATGAATTATTACAAGTAGATAGAAAAAAAATAATAGGTCTTACAATAAATCCTTTACATCTTATTGAAATTCGCAAGCATAGACTTTTAAAATTTGGAGGAGATCATTTTAACATAAATTATGCCAATGAAGAAAGGATATTAGAAGAATTTGATTTTTTAGATAAAGTATTTAAGAGACTTGGATGTAGGGTTATAGATGTAACTCAAAGAGCTATAGAGGATACTGCTCTTATTATAATGGAGAGTATAGGATGGGTAGAAAAGAGTATCTAA